The Onychomys torridus chromosome 4, mOncTor1.1, whole genome shotgun sequence DNA window GTGTGGGGAGGTACAGAGCTTAACTGGCTTACCCAGGATGGAGAAACTGACAAAGCTAGCCCCAGGCTTTGAATCTTCTCTCAGATGCACTGGTGCACCCTGTAGAGGGTTCAGACTCTGCAGTTTGGCTTTGGACTCActtttccccttctcctcctttgtAGCTGGAGAAGGAGTACGTATGCCGCGTTGAAGGGGAGTTCCCTGACGAGGAGGTAATTTGCAAGGAGCCCATCTTAGTGGTGTCTTACAAGGTAGGAGTGTGCCGTGTTGATCCCCGGGGCAAGCCCTGTGAGACTGTGTTCCAGAGACTGAGCTACAACGGCCACTCCAGTGTGGTACAGTGCCGACCACTTACAGGCCGTACTCACCAGATCCGAGTCCACCTCCAGTTCCTGGGCCACCCCATCCTCAATGACCCCATCTACAATTCAGCTGCCTGGGGTCCTTCTCGAGGCCAGGGTGGCCACATTCCAAAGACAGATGAGGAACTTCTCCGGGACCTGGTTGCTGAACATCAGGCCAAAGAAAGCCTGAATGTGCTAGATCTCTGTGAGGGTGACCCGGCCTCAGGACTCATGGACTCCACTGCCCCCTCTTCGGAGTTGGCCAAGGGCAGCCTGGAAGAGTTGCCTACAGTAGACCAGAAGATAGATGGAATAGCTGAGGCAGCCTCTCAGGATCTGCACACACCAGAGAAGCCAGCCGAAGCAGATGTTCCGAATCAAGAAACAGACCCACTCTGTGCAGAGTGCCGGGTGCTGCGACAGGATCCCTTGCCCCGAGATCTTGTGATGTTCCTGCACGCCCTCCGCTACAAAGGGCCAGACTTTGAGTATGTCTCACCCATGCCAGTCTGGGCGCAGGATGACTGGCAGGAAGACTGAGGGGTGTGGCCAGTGGGAGAATGGCTTCTTGGGTTGATCTAGGATGGGCCTTGGCCGGGGACTGATCGCATTGGTTGCTACTCAGGGTTTGGGGAAGAGTGAGGCTTCATTGTAAAGGAATCTGCTTGTACTTGCTACCTCCTTCCTTTGAGTTCATTTGGGAACTTGCAGGGCTATAAATATACCCGTTTTTTCTAGCACCTTGCATATCTGTTTTTACCGGTTTTCTGAcaactcctccccacctcccccagtgCTTAGGATGGAATCTACGTCCATTCACAAgaaaggcaagtgctctacagctAAACTCCATTCCTGGTCCCCTAGGActtttgagtttctctttgtagctcaggctgctcttgaaccatgaatcctgcctctgcctcccaagtgggaaCACAGGCATGAAGCACCAtgccttgcttttttaaaaattcagataaaATTCACATAGCATAAAATTAGCCAGTTTAAGATATATACTTTATTGGCATTTATTATGTCTACAAACTTGAGCAACCTTCTcttataatttcaaaacattttctcaCCCCTAAAAGAAATCTGTACCTGCTAAGCAAtcattcccttttctccttcctcatcttctgGTAAAGTTAGTCTGTTCTTTAGCGATTGTGTATTCTAGGCATTTCACATAAATGGACCCATAGTCTcggtcttattttctttttttaaaggtgtatttataatttatttaattttattttatttgcattggtgttttgctgcacGTATgactgtgtgaagatgtcagatcttggaatcacagacagttgtgagctgccatgtgggtgctgggacttgaacctaggttctccaggagagcaggcagtgctcttaaccacggagccatctctccagcccctaaaggtttatttattcaatgtgcactggtgttttgcctgtatatactTTGTGTGAGGGTTTCGgattccctggaagtggagttacaggcagttgtgagctgcatgtggttgctgggaattgaacctgggacctctagaagagcagccaatgttcttaaccactgagccatctctccagctccaacctgtGTATTTGCTATAATATTTCTCTCCTAGTGAGTGTGAAGCAATGACTCACAGTGGAGTTTAgtctttttgttattgtattctttattattctttattctggacatgagatcttttctcaacaacaaaagaattaacAGCCCAATTTAAAAGtgcacaagggctggagagatggctcagaggttaagagcaccaactgctcttccagaggtccctgagttcaattcccagcgcccacatggtggctcacgaccatctgtaatgagatctagcaccctcttctggcctgcagggatacaggctgtatacataataaataaataaatctaaaaaaaagagtGGTTCACGACCCCCCGAAACTCCAGCATCAGGGGTCTGAtctcctctgctggcctctgccagggccacatagtgagactgtgtctcacaaTAACAACAGAGACCGAAGCAGTGCAGCTTAAGGAAACAACCAGGTTTTAGAATGGTGTGCTCACTGGAGTCAGGACTGTACCACCATGGCACTTACTCTGCTCAGAACCCCTGCCTTCCACAAAGTGAGCCACATTTTGTCAACTATTAGCCACATCAAAAGAACTGggtaatgtctttctttttcttaagctgcatgtgtgtttgtgtataagagtgtgtgtgtgtgtgtgtgtgtacaaactgccatacacatatataagccTGGGACTCAAGTTCTCAGGCTCAGTGGCACATCTTGAGACATCTTGAGTCTTAAGATTCTTAAAAACACTTCAGTAAttcaattaaaacacaaatgatataattattcctgttaattttttcttgcaaacatttcattatttgagctgggcagtggtggtgtacacctttaatcccagcactcgggaggcagaggtaggtggatctctgtgagatcgaggccaacctgagctacagagtgagttctaggaaaggcatcaaagctacacagagaaaccctgtctcaaaaaaccatgtCATTATTTGAGCAAGAAAAATGTGACTCAAGTGTTGCAGCCCCAGAGAATTCCTGGATTCACTCTTGAGGCAGTGTCCTGTAGGACCACACTTCTTCCTAATGGTAAGGAAGAGACCACACTCACTCCTACCTACTGCTCAAAACCAATCTTTACTGGGTAATGTGGAGAATACCTTTGGACCTAGCATTTGGGATTAAAGGATCTCTTTGAGatctagtccagcctggtctacatattgagacccctgtctcaaaccagaaaataacacagacacacaaaaccaaTTTTTGCAAGCCTTGAAGTCTgggtttttctctctcccttcccttccctttcctccctccctccatccttcctttctttctctttctcctctttctctttgtttttcttgggaGGATCTCGTTAAATAGGCCAGGATAGCCCCCATATTACTACATATTCCAGTTGGCCTCACTCAGGATCTTCCTCCTTAGGTTTCCAATTGTTTGAGTTATAGACAACCATCTATAAGTTTGTCTTGAAGATTATTTTTTCaatcccaaatgctggaattacactcatgcaccaccactccagAAGATTTCTTATGTATAGTAAGACAGACTAAGCAAGCAAGCGAGTGCGCCTGTGCGCACAGATGCACAAACAACTGTCCTTTGCATGTTCTTCCTTCAGAACTAAGTCATATAAGAGTTGCTGATGTGTGATCATCCAGCACTGTGGAGCATCAACAGCTAAACACAATTCTTCCCTGATAACTTCATAGTCAACTGGGGGAATGAGTCTACCTGAAGCTAGATCCAGAGGATGAAGACCCATTTCTTGGCACTCAGTAAGCACTATGAATGTCTTAACTATGCATTTGTGCATCAGTCCTTTCTCATGCTTTCCCAGAGACTAGAGGTTGGAGTATCCTGCAATAGTTCAGGATAGTGTGAGGACTAGCCTCAGTGTTGATGGGGTGTTCTTTTGAGCAGAGGTCTGCTGATgggatttaaaaagtaaaaagttgctgggcagtggtggcacacacctgtaatcccagcactcgggaggcagaggcaggcggatctccgtgagttcgaggccagcctggtctacagagctagtccaggacaggctccaaagctacagagaaaccctgtctggaaaaacaaaacaaaaacgaacaaaaaaaaaaggtaaaaagttgcaatctttttttttttttttttttttgtcatccaCATCTGGAAGTTGCAAGTCATCCAGTAGATGGCGCCCCGCACTCTTTTAtcacttcaatttcttttctgttactaATTCAAGTAAATTTTCCCTCCCGGGTTTAAAATAATGTGCCACTGTTGATCCATCACTCCCAGTACCTCAGCTGCTTTTTCCTTACCGGGTGAGGACAACAGGAGAGAGAAACATCGCTATTCTCATGGCAAGCCGTACTGCAATTTCCCCTGACAGTAAGCAGCAGACAACCAGTCACGGAAAGAAGGGAGGTCAAGAGTGAGCCTCCTGGAACGGGATGAGGGCACCACACCCGCCAAGGCTCAGACAACACCCGGAGGAAAGGGagactgcaggagccagaggagagGAGGCGACCTTAAAAAGCCTTCTGGGAATGCCATGGCCGTTGCTCTCATTGTAGTTGTGGTTACCTCCGCAAGACCAGCACAAGATGGAGTTCATCCACATTTCAGCATGGGTGACAGAGGGGCTCATGAAGGGCCACCCCTCCCTGAGGGGCTATTGACAGTTAATGGTGGCAGGACGGAgatgtcatttcattttctttccttttttttttttttggttttctgagacagggtttctctgtgtagcttagtgcctgtcctggaactcgctttgtggaccatgctgtcctggaactcacagagatctgcctgcctctgcctcccaagtgctgggattaaaggcctgcgccaccaccgcccagcagaatgTCATTTACTTCATGGTCTAACTCCTCGAAAGTTGCCCAGGCCCCAGAAATAACCAACCTCCCACCCATTACAAGCAGCCTTCATTTAACTCAGTGTGTcacacattaaaaacagacacatgacaGTAGAGCGGACTTCTTGGAAAGAAGGGTTTTGGTCCAAGAGGAACTGGGGATGAAAGGGGGTAATGGGGTTGACAATGcctaaaatttattaaatatgcggggcagtggtggcgcacgcctttaatcccagcactcgggaacaaaacaaattattaaatacATGTAAGAAACTATGCAAggataaatgtttttttaatgagcttctaattcatttttttcactctatatttttatgttgttttttgttgtcattgttactgtttttgttttttgagacaaggtttctgtgtagctttggagcctgtcctggaactcattctgtagacaaggctggccttgaactcacagagatctgcctgcctctacctctggagtgctaggattaaaggtatgtaccaaagcccagctgattttttttttttttaaaaaattaatcacttttattttgtatgtgagtgtttaGCCTGCATTTATGTACGTGCACTGCACAAATGCCTGGTACCCAGGGAgtccagatctcctggaattggagttggttttaaaaaatgataagtgGCGCTGTTACCAGGCAAAAAGATCATGAGACATAACAAAGCCCAGTACCGGAGctttattgggggtggggtggggtaacgAAAGAGAGTAACCAGACCTGGGgagacacatgcagagagagagagagagatagtggaggggagagagagcaggggagtCTGTGTCCGGCTTTTTAAAGGATTCCcttgtacatgcacatgtgggtttacccagctataccacacaTACGCTGATTGTGTGACCACGCTGGGCTCATTTGCTCAATCACGCAGCACACAgatgatgtaagacacaagacccctgcttagctactgaactgcgcatgtgtagtcatgcagctggagtggcagaatcctaagaGCCACCAGGTGTAAGCTGCCgtctgggtgctgagaactgaatcccaATCCTCCGCTGAGAAAGTAAGTGCTCTTGATGAACTGATGGGCtaactctccagccctagattttTTTAGTGTATTATAGTTTTCAGAACACCTGAAGATTTTCCTTGATGAAAATAACTCACCTGGGGCTGCAGGGATGACTCAATGctaagaacacaggctgcttttccagtgggcccaggtttgattcttagcacctacatggtagatcaagaccatctgtaactccacttggaagggatccaatgccatcttctggactCGGTAGATACTgaacacaggcatacatgtaaacaaaacacccataaaatacaaataaaaactttaaaaagggggttggggatttagctcagtggtagagtgcttgcctagcaagtgcaaggccctgggttcgatcctcagctctgacaaaaaaacaaaaacaaaaacaaaaacaaaaaacctttaaaaagggTTCTGCAGGGATGGCCCAGTAATTTAAAGAGCAGTGGACTTGAGTatgattcccagcatctgcatggaGTCTTAGAATCATCTCTagttcagttccagaggatccaacaccctcttctggcctctaagggtaccaggtatgcacatggggCACAGATGTGCAGCCAGGCAAAACATTTACACGTATAGAATAAAAATAGCGAAGGAAGAATGATTAACAAGAATCTACCGCTTTGTTGTTatggttgttgtttttgacagggtctctcatcatgtagcacaggctagcctggaattcatatTCTTCCTATTTCAAGCTCTTTGAATGCTTCGATCACAGGTCTGCAATTGCCCCTCCCCCCCGCTTCAACTACCTTTTGTAGAAACTGGACCCCAAAGAAATCATCATTATGAGAAGCTGGTAAAACCGAGGAGATGATTCAGTGCCACTCTACACTAACTGGCACCTAACACTGTCTGAGGAGTATGGGGGGGTGTGCAGAGGGCTATGTTAGGGGAGGCACAAAGGCTCTGCAGCCAGTgagagcagaagaggaggtggaaggaaatggagaatgtgcagaacccagggcctggggATACTTGTTGATGAGAGTGACTTCTCTTCTAGTTTCTTACcggttgtgataaaatactctgaccaaaagcagcttaggagaggaaagggtgtGTTTCAGCTCATGGGTTACCGTGCAACactgagagaaggaaggatgtAGACggaaccgtcttgttaaataagaaacacagccaattgcagagttaaaagccacgaggtcagagctgtagctgagagctgaaaaccttacccttcactgctgctctgtctttcctctccacaagagagctacttcctgtgtcctgtcttttatatagactttctgttctgccttctcattggttgtaaacccagccacatgacctccttgtcactgcctgtctgtacagacctccaggtcttctatggttggtattgagattaaaggtgtgtgtcgccatgctggctgtatccttgaacacacagagatcctgcctaactctctgcctcccaagtgctgggattaaaggcgtgcaccaccactgcctaccttctgctatagcttgctctgaccccaaggcaactttattaatatacaaataaaatcacatttcagtacaaataaaatatcaccacaaaagggcaggaactggaagcagaaaccatggaggaatgctgcttactggcttgcttgcaTGCCCTTaactttgctttcttatacaggcctggaccatctgcccagggaatggtgtcacccacaatgggctggacccctCTGTaccaaataataattaagaaaacccACAGGCAAATCTGCTTTGGGCGACCCTTCAGTTGggactcccttctcaggtgactctaggttctgttgacagttaaagctaactagggCATCTAAGTTGAGATCTGAAGGAGAGGCAGTAACAAACTGCCTTGCTAGTTACAGGATAAGGAGTGGGAGAGGCCTATTTCAGGGAGAGGGTAGAGCCAGGCCTGATGGTGCAGgcccataatcccagctactctggaagctgaagcaggaggatcaaaagttcaaggccagcctgggcaactagTGAGGTcttgtatcaaaataaaactgaggggctggagagatgacttagctgGTGAAGTGATTAATCAAGTTCAAATactagcatccacataaaaataaaaagctttttatttgtgtgtgtgtgtgtgtgtgtgtgtgtgtgtgtgtgtgtgtgtgtgtttgagacagggttgatGATGTAGCCCAAGCCAGCCTCAAGCTTGCACCTCCTGTTGGGATTGAGCACTGAAGGGTCTCCACACAGCTAGCTCCCTCATGGGCTCTTCACCTTTGCTGTGACTCAGATGCCTTTGACACCCTAGTGAAGCTCATGGATCTCTGTCTGGAAATCACTTCaatttattctatttatcctatgggtgtgagtgttctgcctgtgtgtctgtaagTGTACCATGTGTACATCTAATGCTGAAggagtcagaagacagcattacatcccctggacctggagttataggcagagTGGGCTGCCATGGGGATGCTAGGAACCATTTCTGCAGTCCCAGAAAATGgctttcctatctttcttttttttttttagacagagtttctgttgtagaataatcttttcatgtactgtgaagatatgtctttgcTAAGCaccttttgattggtttaataaagagctgaatggctaatagctaggcaggaagaggttttgctggacttccaggcagagagggagaagaggagacgAATCTAGGCATGGGAGAGAtgacagaggacacagagaggaaacaagagGTACAAGATGataagagaggtaaaaagccacaagacaaaacatagattaatataaatgggttaatttaagttataagagctagtgggacaagcctaagcaatggccaagctttcataattaataataaatctctgcattttttgtgagctggcagctcaAACAAAAATCCATCTACAGGTTTCACTGtcttgtgtggccctggctgtcctggaactcactctttagaccagtctgcctctgcctcctgagcgctgctattaaaggcatgtgctgccaccaccaggcAAAAGCTGCTTTTTACGCATAAAATAAATTCTTGGAATGCAAAGGCAACTATGAATGTTGGAATGCAAttaccaaaatattttatttttaattatgtgtgtatttttaattaagtgtatGTGTCCACGTAAGTTTATGCACACCAGTGTGGATATCCACagatccagaagagggtgctagatctctcagagctggaattataggtggttttgagccaACTGATGTGGATaggggaaccaaacttgagttcTTTGTGAGAGCAGTACACTCTCTTAACAACTGAACCTTCTCTTTTGTcccttaatatattttttaattgggggtggagagatggcttggttggCAAAGTGCCAGCATAaggacctcagttcagatccccaggattCCCATAAAAACTGGGCActatggtgcatgcctataattcccaCACTGGGGGTGGGTAGGCTTGGAGATCAGATCTCTGGACTTCCCTGTCCATACTGTAGCCCAATCAATGCGCTCTAGGTCTAGTGAGAGTCTccgcctcaaaaaataaggttgagATTAATTGATCAAGAAAAATATCTGATATCAACCCTTGgcctacatgtgcacacagatgaaCACAAACACAATCAAAAAAGAATTccatgtagggctggagagatggctcattggttaagagcactgattgcttttccagaggactggggtttgatttccaacacctacatggtgactcccaattgcctataactccagttccaggggacccagtgtcCTCTTCAAGAATATGTGGGTATCAGACACACATGAGGGGCACAGGCATGTATGCAgtcaaaacacctatacacataaaatacattttaaaaattcacatacatgccagcacttgggaggcagagccaggcggatttctgtgagttcgaggccagcctgggctaccaagtgagttccaggaaaggcgcaaagctacacagagaaaccctgtctcgaaaaatcaaacaggaaaagaaaaaaaatattcacatacatacatatgcttacaaaaatattttataatttgtggAACcgtaaattatatatttaaatttttttttttttttaggcagagtcttatatagcccaggctggcctcaaactgactaaatagttgaggatgactttgaactcctgatcttccaagtgctgagattacagacatgtgccaccacacccagatcctTTTCTATTAATGTACAATGTTACAAAAATCTAATGGCAGGTTTAAAAATGACCATAATTTTGAAGTAGTAAATACCGTCTTAGGCTGTTTTCTGTACAACAAAATTTGTGAAActggataatttataaagaatataggggttggggatttagctcagtggtagagtgcttgcttagcaagtgcaagcaaggtcctgggttcgatcctcagctcaaaagaaaaaaaaaaaaaatatatatatatatatatatatttaggctgggcggtggtggaacacatctttaatcccagcattaggtggatctcagagagttcaaggccagcctggtctacaaagtgagatccaggacagccaggactgttacacagagaaaccctgtcttgaaaaacaaaaactatatatagagagacacattcaaaccataggCAGTCTAAAGCAGTAAcaataatgtaatatataaatcATGATTTCTATAGGTGGCAAAGTCACAGGCAAGATTAATAAAGCTCATTGCTTTATTGAAAAAAGTGTTTTCAATGAGAGATTATGCAAATAAAGATGAAATCTGCCTCCGCCCCCCATAAGCTATGCAAGGCCCCTGAAGGGATGTATGTTCTGCcagggcagaaaatgaacaggaAGACATGGCTGAAGAGAACTGAGTAAGCGTGCTCAGGCTGTGGTGGGATCAGCATTCATTCCCAGGGAGTTTGGACTGAAAatggaggagggcaggagaaAGGCTTCTGCCTTCCAGCTCTCCGACTCTCAGTGCCACAAACACGCTGAAGCATCTGCCAGGTGCTGGGGTCTTGAGCACTGTGCTAGGCAgatgcctcactggggactgttAAACCATCACCCTGAGATGAGAGATCTGCTACCACACAGGATGGTAGTCCTACATGATCACATGATCACAGGGTTCTGTAGAACATAACCCACATAAACAGTATGAtgcttttaattatgtataaaaaataaaggttGTTAAACATGAATTGAATGAATTCTGATGATTTCACAAGAGGAAAATCTGCTCTTTTCTTGCATCTTAATCCTCTTCTCTGGTTAAATCTAGAAAATTCAGCTTGTTGTCTTCTGGAAAGGTAGTCATGTTCCTGT harbors:
- the Rpusd2 gene encoding RNA pseudouridylate synthase domain-containing protein 2 isoform X2, which encodes MWRGVPVCLRIFLQWRLVLWSHSFARSWGGCKEAMAEALCTQAEAAGELKALVEQNGESGSDGSGEPLPEGREPPAVGEQVPAPVADSGKRKKRRGAAGERVVPPPKKRRTGVSFGDEHFAETTYYFEGGLRKDNDFLRNTVHRHEPPVTAEPIRLLAENEDVVVIDKPSSIPVHPCGRFRHNTVIFILGKEHQLKELHPLHRLDRLTSGVLMFAKTVAVSEKIHEQVRDRQLEKEYVCRVEGEFPDEEVICKEPILVVSYKVGVCRVDPRGKPCETVFQRLSYNGHSSVVQCRPLTGRTHQIRVHLQFLGHPILNDPIYNSAAWGPSRGQGGHIPKTDEELLRDLVAEHQAKESLNVLDLCEGDPASGLMDSTAPSSELAKGSLEELPTVDQKIDGIAEAASQDLHTPEKPAEADVPNQETDPLCAECRVLRQDPLPRDLVMFLHALRYKGPDFEYVSPMPVWAQDDWQED